The nucleotide window CATCAATGGCACAACTTCTCACACCATGGGAAGTAAATATTCTAATGGTACTACAATTAGTGCTGCTTCAAACTTCGAGTACCGTGTTCCTCTTGCTGCAGTTCAGGAAGCTACAAACAATTTTGATGAGAGTTGGGTTATTGGGATTGGTGGCTTTGGGAAAGTATACAAGGGGGAATTGAGTGATGGCACTAAAGTGGCAGTTAAGAGAGGAAATCCTCGGTCACAGCAGGGTATTGCCGAGTTCCGAACTGAAATCGAAATGCTGTCTCAGTTCCGTCACCGGCATCTGGTATCTTTGATCGGCTATTGTGATGAAAGGAATGAAATGATACTGATATATGAGTATATGGAGAAAGGAACACTCAAGGGTCATCTATATGGTTCGGGGTTCCCAACCTTAAGTTGGAAGGAGAGGCTTGAGATATGCATTGGAGCTGCTAGAGGGCTTCATTATCTGCACACCGGCTATGCTAAAGCAGTTATTCACCGCGATGTGAAATCTGCAAATATCCTCCTTGATGAGAACCTGATGGCTAAAGTTGCTGATTTTGGATTATCCAAGACTGGGCCAGAACTTGATCAGACACATGTGAGCACAGCTGTTAAAGGAAGCTTTGGCTACCTTGATCCTGAATACTTCAGGAGGCAGCAGCTAACAGAAAAGTCTGATGTGTATTCATTCGGCGTGGTTCTGTTTGAAGTTCTTTGTGCAAGACCTGTCATAGATCCGTCCCTTCCCAGGGAGATGGTAAACTTGGCAGAATGGGCAATGAAGTGGCAGAAGAAGGGGCAATTGGAGGAGATCATAGATCCTGCACTTGCAAGCAACATAAGACCGGAATCTCTCAGGAAGTTTGGAGAAACCGCGGAGAAATGCTTGGCAGACTTCGGTGTAGACAGGCCTTCTATGGGAGATGTATTGTGGAATTTGGAGTATGCCCTGCAGCTTCAAGAGTCTGCTACTCAAGGGAATGATCCTCAAGAAAACAGTACTAATATGATCAGTCTCTCTCCACAGGTCAACAACTTCAACAACGATGCAAGCGCCTCTGCCATTAAATTTGAAGGCACAAATGTGGATGATCTGTCTGGTGTTTCAATGAGTAGGGTGTTCTCTCAGTTGGTGAAGTCAGAGGGGAGATGAAGATGATTTTCAACATTAGTGGATATTCAACTGTTTTATTACAACGCtgttgttttattatttttgttcttgtttgtattatattttgatttttattatgatCACTTGATCTCTCTGCCCTGACACACTATATTAAGATACTTTTATAGATTTGTAAAGAAAGACTTAGTTAATCAGACGTCTTTACTTAATTGGTGGCCAGAACACCAAATGGATCCATTCGTTCAATATTGAAATTTGTATAAGTTAATCATTTTAGTATATGTTAATTAGAATAGAGTTTAGTCTGTTAGCTATTTAATGagtgattataattaattgtaGTAGAAGTATATAAAGAGTACATACcacttaacaaatattttttttttttgagaaaataaaCTCTTCTTATATACTTTGACGAGTGTTAGGGACCATCGGTTTTTATGATTTGTAGTAATCAATTAGTTatcattagtatttttaatggtgtgaagtTATATCTAATGGTGTGTGATTGATTACTTattctttttttgttggttaagtGCTGgctagattttaataaaaatattggctctctagatttttttatatactttttaaatgatttgatatgtttgactaaattattatttaatcatttttaactATCTTCTTAGGTGAAACTGAATTAATAGGTTGACAAAAttgatttagaattttaatacattatttTGGCATGCGAATATTATGGTTATTCAGCATTATTGTGTTCTGTTCTTTTTTCTCCCCCATCTCCCTTCTACTCAGTGGCTCATGTTAGTGTTGGTATCCTTTTGTTCCTTTTAGTTTGGCATAAGACTACAGTGGTTAATTTACTTCTCAGTAGATTTAGATTAGATGTAATCCAtcatttgaaaaataagaaaacgaAATGGTGATGTTTCTATTTTCTAGTGATCCATGATTAGAACCATGTGATAGGAAAATGGTATTTCTGTTGGCCACACTATGTTGCCATCTTCTCTTTTGTATTATCTTTTGTGCGTAATGTTCAATAGCTAGTGAACATCCCTGtcattacaaatttaaaattattcaatttagaAATTAGTAGTAGAATAGAATTCCATAGCTTTTATAACTATTGTGAGTTTCATTTAGTCATAGTTGCACTTAGGCCTAGTGAACACCCACCACCACCTCTATCTTCTCCCCTAGTCCCCTTACCTACTACTAATGCACTAGCTAGTTGAAGAGAAACATAATATAATAGCAGAAAGTTTTTAAATCTATCCCGAACACGGgcattcaaataataataatagttgattttaattaatatatattatataattttttattattgaattcaacggttaaaattattaaaacactaatatatttgatatacttaaaattctttttataataGCACTGTTTCATCTTCGAATATATATAGATAGGTCTTTGGTgaccaaaattattttgattgatCAATAAACACATGACATGTAGAAAATTGAGTGGAAGTTGTTAATTAAAGTGATAGACCTTTATTGTTGATGATCAGCGCAGGACAAAAGAGTAAATAAACTGACCGAAACAATATGTATATCATGTGAGcctttttttaaggaaaaaaatttgttggtattttttgagtggataattttaaaattttaatggtTGGGCTTTAGTgtgaaaatttattataatgttGGATCAATAAAAGGTTATGAACTATTAATAAtgagaataatataaaaaaataagaactaaATTATGTAATATTTATGTGAGCTTttactattaatatatttatgacATGAATTATATGAgagtataaatttataaaatgttaaaattttataagaaaatatttttattttgaataaaaataactattaaaaAGTATTGTTGATATTATcgtagttattattatttttgttcttgttattatttatattattattattattattaaaagagaaataataattttacaaatGCTATgcactaatatttttagaattacaCGGTCTAAATTGGTTagacttttataattttttattataattatttgttattttaaaatttaaaatgtaaaaaatttatactGAAATGCCATATTAGAAAGTTATATATAggttactttttttaaaaataaatttatgatttaaatttatatgtttGTAGATATGCAATTTTAGTTGAGTTTCAGTTAAATATAAAATCTGAATTTCagtttgtattaatttttattctattttatctcTTATTATAACATGTAGGAGACAGCAGTGGTTTTGGCCATCCAAAAATTTTATAGAACTATGTTTACATATGAGATATATgtttagagaaataaaaaatattatgtaatttagtAGCTttatatgtattaattttttattatgtaatatatttatatcttaATTATTTAGCTCTCTAATAGTTTTTACTTAACCAACTTAATATCATACACTCATATTTTTGTacttatcaaattaatttttatatatttatctctatatctatttttaagaaaaattgtttgttcttttaataataatatatttaacatttatattattatataaaatattagtaataactTATAGAATTATATTTTGGTAATTATATTGTGTATATTAGAtgttattttattgaaaaaaaatactcaattttttgtttaattttacattcttaaaagaaaaaaatttatctaacttttttttatcttaacttatttaatttcagctatcattttattttaatattcgtATCTTATATTTAATAACAGTATTATACCTTTcaagtaattaataatttatgattttttttcaagtgattttaactaataatttttgtaaCTAAATACACTACAAATTTTTGGTccattataattttataatatattatcgATATTGTTGTCTCTTTTATGTAATTGTCATATAAAAAATGGtattatgaaaattaatttataagatttttattttatatttagataaaaccaattcaataactatatattatttctaaattacTTTTACGTAatgaaaaaaatctaaaaaaagttaaaaaatttgtCTATAATTCGATCCCTCTATATTAAAAATTCTAGATCCGTCTCTGataatcttaataaaaaaatattttatacattattatgattaaaatatcttttaccgtaattttatatgaatatcCTAAAAAAATACGAGTGACTcgttttgttttatatttttacgtTTCGTGCTTGTCAATGttcatttcttttttagttttaaaacttATATCATGGAATTAACAAATAATATGTTTAATCATggatatacaaattaaaaaacaaaaaatttttagttaaataaaaattaataaattaatatcttaaaaaagtataaacgttgataaaaactaacaaatttATTTCACAAATCATGATGATTTTGcagattttatatttgttttttttatataaggatcacattttatataaatattgagagagaaaaaaattaacaatgaaTTCAGTTTTAAGATAATCTGATATATGACTGATTTTCAAAtagtttatttaagtaaattataAAAGGTATGACATTATGAATTCAATATTTATAGATACTAGCTTTAGTGGattcacaaagtaaaaaaaaaatttattaataaaactatTATGAAGATTTTTAATAAGAAGAATGCTATATGACCAACAAGTATCATCATTTTTTGTCAACACTTAGTCGGTAATAATTTGTAcccatatttataaaaattttgtacaCAATAAACATACAGTTTACACctatgtttattaaaattttacacaTATGAATCATTATCATTTGCACTCAAagtttttagaattaaaaatgactaatttttaaaaatttcttttaataataataataataatatcaataataacaagaacaaaaataataataataataactattataatatcaataatactttttaatagttatttttgttcaaaataaaaatattttttaataaaattttaacattttataaatttatattctcatataattcatgccataaatatattaatagtaaGAGGTTATATAAATATTACATGATTTAGttcttgatttatttatttttttttggattactCTCATTATTAATACTTCATGATCTTTTATTGATCTAACATTATAATAGATTTTCACACTAAAGTTCAaccattaaaattttagaattatcCACTAAAAAAATACTCATTCATTGATCAGTAAAAACTTAGTCACTCTTAGCCATCATAACCTTAGCCACTAAagacctatatatatatatatatactgacATGACAGGGCAATACTATAGTGGAAGATCCACAATTTACCTAAGAAAATTCCCCTCTAATtatacccaaaaataaaaactatacaCACAAAAAGTTGGGACAAATATTAGTTTTATGTTTCAACAATTTGAGATCACATTATATACTACCAGTATACTTTCATAGACAGGTACACATACTATGTAAGTCTCTCAAACAACTACATGATATAACAGATGAAATGTTGACAAAGCACTGCCGAATAGGAATTAGGATATTATTAGATCAAGCGCTTATCATTgagttaaaattatatttgctGACAAAATAAAATGCAGTTTTATTTTCTCATAATCTCTCAAAACTATATTTAACATAAAGTTTTCATGTATTACAAGCTTCATAGATTAAAGTATTAAGCAAGGCTATTGAATTTAATTGGTGATATATATGCCATTAATCAAATAGAAGCAGACAGAGTATATAAACCAACACATAGAACCAAGTAATTGAGGACAGGAAAGCTATGGGGAGCGACATGATGAAAAGCAAGACATAAGCTTGTGAAGGGTTGAGAAGAAGGCAGCATAAGCAGTGATGAGAACCTTATAATAATTAGGCTTAATAAAATTGGTTGATGGCGCAGCATTATTTGTGGCGCGAACCACACTCTCCTTTAGAGTTCTAAGACGCTTAATGGCCTTGTGAGTCACACCCTTCTTCTCCCTCGAAAACTTGTAGCTCCTCAGATACATTTGCCTGCACCAGAGGCGGCTGTTTACTCTTCGCTCCTCGCCATTGTTGAAGGAGTTCACCCTCTTCACGAACTCTACGTCGGATTCCGGCCACTTGTGGAGATTTACGAAGGTTAATGGCCGAATGGGAACGCTTGTTTCCTCGTCAACACAGTTGGATATGATAACGGAGGCCATGGATTCTGGGAATACATATATAGTAATAGTACACTTATACTCGATTGTTGGAGTGTGACTAACATGTTACAGCTTATGTAGGTGAAGATTTAGGAAAAAGTTTTCAAGcaacacttttattaaaatttagcatgtatttaattatttaaaaaaaatataattttatactatcagATATAATTTtacatcattaaaaatattaataaaaaaataatgtatattttatacaatgtgtataatgaagttaatttgaaattaaaactaaattataggcaataaattaattttaaataattttcaatttaaaatttaaatcaattattaagaTTACTGTCTGTTTTGGaaacaaattaatttgtcaGCGTTTTATGCATTTCTCATAGAATCTCGCCGGGACATTAATGCCACGGTCACCAGCTGTTATCGGAAATCGCGCCGACACTGTTCCGACTGGCGCCGTTTGCCACACAGGCCACCGCCAAGGGTAGACGCGCATATTGTGTGGGTTGAACTAACGGTACTGCAGCAACTCAGACGTCTAGCGCCTCCGTCGCAGTCGGTGTATGCCTTGTTTCCGACACCATCCTCACCTCCTCCGATACGCCTTCGCTTTCTCCCATTCTTTCAAGTCTCTTCTCATCGATGATACCACCATGCTCTTCTTCTTCGGATCCAAGCATGGTTAGCTTCTCTCATGATTTGAGCCCTATGCTTCACAATAATGCCGATTTTATCAAGACTAGTCctttaaaattatgtttgacCATAATAATAGTTTCTTCtttattcatcttcttctagtTTAATGGTCAATTTATGATGGTCATTTTAGTAGGTATGTTGAtggctattttatttttatgtaaatgattattttgattggattgagtttagttatatataattaaaatatgttagatgttcaattcattaaATATacagatgattatttttatccttaagtggatggttatttttattaaaggtGAGTGGCGTGTGGCAAGTCAAGTAGCGACGGTGAAATtggatgattattgatgaaggtGAGATGGCCGccggttgaagaagaagagagtatTGGAGGATTTcagatagttatttttttaaaatttgaaatttgaaattggagaatttgaaatttgatgtgAAATAACTGAATAagagtttttaaatttattatttcatggataatttttatttttaactcatattgaattaaataaacaatccattgtacacattgtataaatattccACTGGCTCTCTAATGGGACTCAATTAATAATgattataaattacaaaatgtgCTCGTTTCTAGTACTACTAAAGATTTAATTTATAGTAAAAACTCATGTATAATCAATTTTACTATAATTGAGAaccgttagataatttgattaaatttttatctaacaattCTAAACTATTAACTTTACACATGCATCTGAATTTTCATCTTAATTTATAGATAGAGTCCAATAAAATTATAACAGATAGTAATATTCAGTGAcaaacgaaaataaagataatgcATTAATGCGGTCAAATCTGTATGAATTTGATATGCATGAGGAATGTGACATATTGGTATCTCTCATGTGAAGTGTGAACAACTGTCTTTTGAATTTAGCTTATATCTTTTATTACGCTGTACTAACTTCCATTCAGGCAATTGATTTTAAGCCATAATACTTCGTTTTTTCCattgtcatttttattttactcatCAAATCTTGCAAGGCTACAAATTTAAAGGATCAAACTAAGTCAAATTTCAAACAATAAGAAAAGGACATgtataatcaattaatcatctgaattatattattaaatagtataattaattatcacattggcttaaatttaattatttttattattagttattgttatTAGAGAGATGCTATAGTCAAtactcttatattttttttcccaCAATATTttcagataaaaaattaatctgtCGCAAATTTGAACTGTCGAGCTTTATTTAGTGATCAATGCTctcatattattatattacatttatgattttttttttgtcagtgATTACATTTATGATTTTACATTATCATAATTTATTTATCCAAATTGACCAATGTATCACAGTAAAAATGAGTATGGATAACTTAGTTTGACTTTGTAGTGCAGTGTATGGGAGTCCTCAATTCGAAAAAAGAAGTATGTTTCGGGATCATTTGTGTTCTATTAATTCAGGTCATAATGGACCGTGGATGGCCGTTAGTGATTTTAATGAGATTGTGGCGCCAGACGAGAGTACAGgtgcttatttttcttctcacaGAGCTAGTCTATTAGCTGCTACTTTAGATGACTGTGAGCTCTTTGATCTTAAAGTGACTGGTAGGAGATATACTTGGTATAGAGCAGTTCAGGCTGGCAGGAACATGGCCAAAAAGTTGGATAGAGCTCTAGTTAATGAGGCGTGGATGACAATGTTTTCTAAGGGTTATTCTGAAATTCTTAGTAGGCTTCATTCTAATCATTGTCCTATTTAGTTCGTTGTCATGGTGGCCCCAGAGTGAAAGGATCTCATCCTTTTAGGTTCCAAGCTGCGAGGGCAGAACATCCTTCTTATAAACATGTTATTAGTAAGGCTTCGAATCAAGAGTTTGGAGGTGTTATTGAAAGGCTTAAGATGGTTCAACAGGCTTCTTTGGACTTCAacttaaatatttttggaaatattttTATGCGAAAAAGTAAGCTGGAATATCAGATTGATCAGATTCAACGGCGTTTGGAGGTTACCGGTGTGTTATCTCTGAGAATTAAAGAAGCTGAACTGAGGGAAGATTACAATAGGCTTTTATTGCAAGAGGAACTTTTTTGGTACCAGAAATCTAGAGAGCGGTGGGTCAAGTATGGGATAGAAACACTAAATTCTTTCATCTTCAGACTTTGGTGCGTAGAAACCATAATAGAGTACATGGATTATATGTTAGAGATGGGTCTTGGTCTACTGATTCAGATATTCTCCAGGAAGAAGCCCTCTCTTTTTACAAGAATCTCTTTGATACAACAGAAGATGTTGAGGTTGATTGTTTAGGGGATGTTCCGATGCCCACTCTAAACACCGAGGCTTGTGCTAGATTAATTGACCTTATCTCTTTTGCGGAAGTCAAGTCAGTAGTATTCAGTATGAGCCCTTATAAAGCTCCTGGTGCAGATGGCTTTCaagcttatttttttaaagaatattggGAGATAGTAGGCACTGAGATTTGGAATATTATCTTGAGCGCTTTCTTGGGAGAGTACTTAAATCCTAGCATCATGGAAACTCTGATTGTGCTTATTCCTAAAATTGATAACCCTGCCTTTATGAAGGATTTCAGGCCTATTATCTTGTGTAATgttgtttataaaattatcaccAAAGTATTGACTAATCGACTTCAGCCTTTTCTTCCAGATATTATTAGCCCTTTGCAAGGAGGTTTTATTCCGGGTCGTAGTGCTCCTGATAATATTATTGTGACccaagaaattttgaatttcatgaagcacacaaaatcaaagaaaggtgctcttgcttttaaaattgatattgaaaaagcttatgatagGGTTGATTGGAGGTTTTTGGAGAGTACTCTAATTGCTTCTGGTTTTTCTATCATCACtgttaatttgattatgaattgtgTCCGTGcatcatctctttctattatgTGGAATGGGAATAGATTGGATAGTTTTGCTCCTAGAAGGGGGCTTAGACAGGGT belongs to Arachis duranensis cultivar V14167 chromosome 8, aradu.V14167.gnm2.J7QH, whole genome shotgun sequence and includes:
- the LOC107461606 gene encoding uncharacterized protein LOC107461606, producing MASVIISNCVDEETSVPIRPLTFVNLHKWPESDVEFVKRVNSFNNGEERRVNSRLWCRQMYLRSYKFSREKKGVTHKAIKRLRTLKESVVRATNNAAPSTNFIKPNYYKVLITAYAAFFSTLHKLMSCFSSCRSP